The following are from one region of the Sorghum bicolor cultivar BTx623 chromosome 2, Sorghum_bicolor_NCBIv3, whole genome shotgun sequence genome:
- the LOC8084048 gene encoding protein FATTY ACID EXPORT 5, with product MGPPASPLRRQPPEESAQPRAPGKGECGGLGIGMEDDYVTIPYGLLLLAGGVAGYVKRGSAASLAAGGGFGAALLLAGALSAWAFARGAGGAAAIFATVLQIVCAVLLTVVMGIRYVKTRKIMPAGIIAAISALVLIFYVYKISTGGNKVYIPVAAE from the exons ATGGGCCCACCGGCAAGTCCACTCCGCCGTCAGCCACCGGAAGAAAGCGCCcaaccgagagcaccagggaAAGGAGAGTGCGGCGGCCTAGGCATCGGCATGGAGGACGACTACGTCACGATCCCCTACGGCCTGCTGCTCCTAGCCGGTGGCGTCGCCGGCTACGTCAAGCGCGGCAGCGCCGCTTCTCTGGCTGCTGGGGGCGGATTCGGCGCCGCGCTCCTCCTCGCCGGCGCGCTCAGCGCCTGGGCCTTCGCGCGTGGCGCTGGTGGTGCTGCCGCCATCTTCGCCACCGTCCTCCAGATCG TTTGTGCTGTGCTATTGACTGTTGTCATGGGAATAAGATACGTCAAAACACGAAAGATAATGCCTGCTGGAATTATTGCTGCTATCAG TGCACTCGTATTGATATTTTACGTGTACAAGATATCTACTGGTGGCAACAAGGTTTATATCCCGGTGGCTGCCGAGTGA
- the LOC8080130 gene encoding uncharacterized protein LOC8080130 — protein MASDRSSAAVALPSYPKAVEAYRKAVATAATATAYAVLARGMARELLPHDLRAAASWAASLLRARFEPRPADRHTFVIKRALGSSLHNDGDGGELYDEVRQYLATRIDPHSMRRLCLSGGVRGSSKVLSMEHGDSMVDMFEGVAFTWESVAGEGRSGAAAVAESLELSFDAEHTDMALERYVPFITATVEEAWNQDQSLLIYMNEGSGWGGMNHHHPATFDTLAMNPELKQSVIADLDRFLKRRDYYRRIGKAWKRGYLLYGPPGTGKSSLVAAMANYLRFDLYDLDLSEVRGNTFLQRLLTRMSNKSILVIEDIDCCFSAASREDGKKDQAGGKKDQAGGKKDQAGDDVDSDYSDDDYSDDYYSDDDAPDPWGMPQQEQKITLSGLLNFIDGLWSTSGEERIIVFTTNYKDRLDPALLRPGRMDMHVYMGYCGWEAFKTLAHNYFLIDDHPLFPEIQELLSEVEVTPAEVSEMLLRSEDADAALQGLSKFLGEKKQAIGEQNYCKPATFVSFVTLLMLVFAKKPTRGAAGYVKAADLAAAIVCGLPALLQFVGMDPSASKPSSGLVAAATSASMEAAATAVTLPPLAKAVDAYKTAVGTAATVTTYVVLARGMARELLPHDLRAAARWAASLIRARLEPAPVERRTLVIKRFPYSGGQLDSGGGGGLYDEVREYLATRIDPHAMRRLCLRGGGTKKTLSMEDGDSMTDVFDGVKFKWASVAGQSSKSKNANANGYGTLELSFDAEHTDMALERYVPFITATVAEARRMDRALQIFMNEGSSWHGINHHHPATFDTLAMDPALKQSIVDDLDRFLKRRGYYRRIGKAWKRGYLLYGPPGTGKSSLVAAMANYLRFNLYDLDLSEVRYNIALQRLLSGMPNKSILVIEDIDCCFSTKSRKEEDDLSDQSRLRSSTHSQPGITLSGLLNFIDGLWSTSGEERIIIFTTNYKDRLDPALLRPGRMDMHVYMGYCGWEAFKTLVRNYFLVDDHARFPEIQQLLSGVEVTPAEVSEMLLRSEDVDVALGVLAEFLGEKKQAMCEGGSVQSHQEAEGVICDRTVMP, from the exons ATGGCGTCGGATCGCTCCTCGGCGGCGGTGGCGTTGCCTTCCTACCCTAAGGCGGTGGAAGCGTACCGGAAGGCGGTGGCCACGGCAGCCACCGCGACCGCGTACGCCGTGCTGGCGCGCGGCATGGCGCGGGAGCTCCTCCCCCACGACCTGCGCGCCGCGGCGAGCTGGGCCGCGTCGCTCCTCCGCGCCCGCTTCGAGCCCCGCCCCGCCGATCGCCACACCTTCGTCATCAAGCGCGCCCTAGGATCGTCCCTCCAtaacgacggcgacggcggcgagctCTACGATGAGGTGCGCCAGTACCTCGCCACCCGGATCGACCCGCACTCCATGCGCCGCCTCTGCCTCAGCGGCGGCGTCCGCGGCTCCAGTAAGGTTCTCTCGATGGAGCATGGCGACTCCATGGTCGACATGTTCGAGGGCGTCGCGTTCACGTGGGAGTCCGTCGCGGGTGAAGGCCGGTccggggcggcggcggtggcggagtCGCTGGAACTAAGCTTCGACGCGGAGCACACGGACATGGCGCTGGAGCGGTACGTCCCGTTCATCACGGCGACGGTTGAGGAGGCGTGGAACCAGGACCAGTCGCTCCTCATCTACATGAACGAGGGCTCCGGGTGGGGCGGCATGAACCACCACCACCCGGCCACGTTCGACACGCTCGCCATGAACCCGGAGCTCAAGCAGTCCGTGATCGCCGACCTCGACCGGTTCCTGAAGCGGAGGGACTACTACCGGCGGATCGGCAAGGCGTGGAAGCGCGGGTACCTGCTCTACGGCCCGCCAGGGACCGGTAAGTCAagtctcgtcgccgccatggccaACTACCTCCGATTCGACCTCTACGACCTCGACCTGTCCGAGGTGCGCGGCAACACGTTCCTGCAGCGGCTTCTCACCAGAATGAGCAACAAGTCCATCCTCGTCATCGAGGACATCGACTGCTGCTTCAGCGCCGCGTCGCGGGAAGACGGCAAAAAAGATCAGGCCGGCGGCAAAAAAGATCAGGCCGGCGGCAAAAAGGATCAGGCCGGCGACGACGTCGATTCGGATTATTCCGACGACGATTATTCCGACGACTATTATTCTGACGACGATGCACCAGATCCCTGGGGCATG CCGCAGCAGGAGCAGAAGATAACTCTGTCCGGCCTGCTCaacttcatcgacgggctgtgGTCCACCAGCGGCGAGGAGCGCATCATCGTCTTCACCACCAACTACAAGGACCGCCTGGACCCGGCGCTGCTCCGGCCGGGACGCATGGACATGCACGTCTACATGGGCTACTGCGGCTGGGAGGCGTTCAAGACGCTCGCCCACAACTACTTCCTCATCGACGACCACCCGCTGTTCCCGGAGATACAGGAGCTGCTCTCGGAGGTGGAGGTGACGCCGGCCGAGGTGTCGGAGATGCTGCTGCGGAGCGAGGACGCTGACGCGGCGCTCCAGGGCCTGTCCAAGTTCCTCGGAGAGAAGAAGCAAGCAATTGGCGAACAGAACTA CTGCAAACCTGCAACTTTCGTGTCATTTGTGACTCTGCTAATGCTGGTGTTT GCGAAAAAACCGACTCGAGGCGCCGCGGGCTACGTTAAAGCCGCAGACCTCGCCGCAGCAATCGTTTGCGGTTTGCCTGCCCTACTCCAATTCGTCGGGATGGACCCCTCGGCGTCCAAACCCTCATCAGGGTTGGTGGCGGCAGCTACATCGGCGTCGATGGAGGCGGCGGCTACGGCCGTGACGCTGCCTCCCTTGGCGAAGGCGGTGGACGCGTACAAGACGGCTGTGGGCACGGCAGCCACGGTGACCACGTACGTCGTGCTGGCGCGCGGCATGGCGCGGGAGCTCCTCCCGCACGACCTCCGTGCGGCAGCGCGCTGGGCCGCGTCCCTCATCCGCGCCCGCCTCGAGCCCGCACCCGTGGAGCGCCGCACCCTCGTCATCAAGCGCTTCCCGTACTCGGGGGGCCAACtcgacagcggcggcggcggcgggctctACGACGAGGTACGCGAGTACCTCGCCACCAGGATCGACCCGCACGCCATGCGCCGCCTCTGCCTCCGCGGCGGCGGGACCAAGAAGACCCTCTCCATGGAGGACGGTGACTCGATGACCGACGTCTTCGACGGCGTCAAGTTCAAGTGGGCCTCCGTCGCGGGGCAGAGCAGCAAGAGCAAGAACGCGAACGCGAACGGGTACGGGACGCTAGAGCTCAGCTTCGACGCGGAGCACACGGACATGGCGCTGGAGCGGTACGTCCCTTTCATCACGGCGACGGTTGCGGAGGCGCGGCGGATGGATCGCGCGCTCCAGATCTTCATGAACGAGGGCTCGTCGTGGCACGGCATCAACCACCACCATCCGGCCACGTTCGACACGCTCGCCATGGACCCGGCGCTCAAGCAGTCCATCGTCGACGACCTCGACAGGTTCCTGAAGCGCAGGGGCTACTACCGTCGCATCGGCAAGGCGTGGAAGCGCGGGTACCTTCTCTACGGCCCGCCCGGCACCGGCAAGTCcagcctcgtcgccgccatggccaACTACCTCCGATTCAACCTCTACGACCTCGACCTCTCCGAGGTGCGCTACAACATAGCACTGCAGAGGCTGCTCAGTGGCATGCCCAACAAGTCCATCCTCGTCATCGAGGACATTGACTGCTGCTTCAGCACCAAGTCAAGGAAGGAGGAAGATGACTTATCTGATCAGAGTCGCCTTCGATCGTCCACTCACTCGCAG CCCGGCATAACTCTGTCCGGTCTGCTCaacttcatcgacgggctgtgGTCGACCAGCGGCGAGGAGCGgatcatcatcttcaccaccaactACAAGGACCGCCTCGACCCGGCGCTGCTGCGGCCGGGCCGGATGGACATGCACGTCTACATGGGCTACTGCGGCTGGGAGGCGTTCAAGACGCTGGTCCGGAACTACTTCCTCGTCGACGACCACGCGCGGTTCCCGGAGATACAGCAGCTGCTTTCAGGTGTGGAGGTGACACCGGCTGAGGTGTCAGAGATGTTGCTAAGGAGCGAGGACGTCGACGTGGCTCTCGGGGTGCTTGCGGAGTTCCTCGGAGAGAAGAAGCAGGCAATGTGTGAGGGGGGATCAGTGCAGTCGCATCAAGAAGCTGAGGGAGTAATTTGTGATAGAACGGTGATGCCGTAG
- the LOC8080133 gene encoding taxadiene 5-alpha hydroxylase, whose protein sequence is MRRDAYVYHITSWDEHRPSSPTLSYPMDSSSLVLALIAVALPVLLHLLTRPNKPRRPAAAKLLPPGSLGLPVIGQSLSLLRAMRANTAERWIQDRIHRYGPVSKLSLFGAPTVLLTGPAANKFIFFSSALALQQPRSVQRILGDESILDLMGADHKRVRGALAEFLKPDMLRLYVGKIDGEVRRHLDERWAGQRAVTVMPLMKRLTFDIISLLLFGLERSPLQDALAADFAGVMDGMWAVPVNLPFTAFSRSLRASARARRLIAGIARETRAKLHSGEASRSSDLIACLLSLTDHTGAPLLSDKEIVDNSMVALIAGHDTSSILMTFMVRHLANDPDTLAAMVQEHEEIAKSKGDGEALDWEDLAKMKYTWRVALETLRLVPPIFGNFRRATQDVEFDGYLIPKGWQVFWAASVTHMDTGIFHEPAKFDPSRFENQSAPPCSFVAFGGGPRICVGMEFARIETLVTMHYLVRGFRWKLCSKNDTFARDPMPSPLHGLPIELEQKGSP, encoded by the exons ATGCGACGCGACGCCTATGTATATCACATCACCTCCTGGGACGAGCACCGTCCATCCTCCCCAACTCTTTCTTATCCAATGGATTCCTCCTCTCTTGTCCTAGCGCTCATCGCCGTCGCCTTGCCCGTCCTCCTCCATCTCCTAACGAGGCCAAACAAGCCACGGCGGCCGGCCGCGGCCAAGCTACTACCCCCGGGCTCGCTGGGCCTGCCGGTGATCGGCCAGAGCCTGAGCCTTCTCCGCGCCATGCGCGCCAACACCGCCGAGCGGTGGATCCAGGACCGGATCCACCGGTACGGCCCGGTGTCCAAGCTGTCGCTGTTCGGCGCGCCGACGGTGCTCCTCACGGGGCCCGCCGCCAACAAGTTCATCTTCTTCAGCAGCGCCCTGGCGCTGCAGCAGCCCCGGTCAGTGCAGAGGATCCTCGGGGACGAGAGCATCCTGGACCTGATGGGCGCCGACCACAAGCGGGTCCGCGGCGCGCTGGCCGAGTTCCTCAAGCCGGACATGCTGAGGCTGTACGTGGGCAAGATCGACGGCGAGGTGCGGCGCCACCTCGACGAGCGCTGGGCCGGCCAGCGCGCCGTCACGGTGATGCCGCTCATGAAGAGGCTCACGTTCGACATCATCTCCCTGCTGCTCTTCGGCCTGGAGCGGAGCCCGCTCCAGGACGCGCTCGCCGCCGACTTCGCGGGCGTCATGGATGGCATGTGGGCCGTCCCGGTGAACCTGCCGTTCACGGCGTTCAGCCGGAGCCTCAGGGCCAGCGCCAGAGCTCGCCGGCTCATCGCCGGGATCGCGCGGGAGACCAGGGCCAAGCTGCACAGCGGCGAGGCCTCCCGGAGCAGCGACCTCATCGCGTGCCTGCTCAGTCTGACCGACCACACCGGCGCGCCGCTGCTGAGCGACAAGGAGATCGTGGACAACTCCATGGTGGCCCTCATCGCCGGCCACGACACGTCGTCCATCCTCATGACCTTCATGGTCCGCCACCTCGCCAACGACCCGGACACCCTCGCCGCCATGGTCCAAG AGCACGAGGAGATCGCAAAGAGCAAGGGCGACGGCGAGGCCCTGGACTGGGAGGACCTGGCGAAGATGAAGTACACGTGGCGCGTCGCGCTGGAGACCCTTCGCCTGGTGCCCCCCATCTTCGGCAACTTCCGGCGAGCGACACAGGACGTCGAGTTCGACGGCTACCTCATCCCAAAAGGATGGCAGGTGTTCTGGGCGGCGAGCGTGACGCACATGGACACGGGCATCTTCCACGAGCCGGCCAAGTTCGACCCGTCTCGGTTCGAGAACCAGTCGGCGCCACCGTGCTCGTTCGTCGCGTTCGGCGGGGGTCCGAGGATCTGCGTCGGCATGGAGTTCGCCAGGATCGAGACGCTGGTGACGATGCATTACCTCGTCAGGGGATTTAGGTGGAAGCTCTGCAGCAAGAACGACACCTTTGCCAGGGACCCCATGCCGTCGCCGCTGCACGGCCTGCCCATAGAGCTCGAGCAGAAGGGATCGCCGTGA
- the LOC8080132 gene encoding AAA-ATPase At3g50940 gives MEHLPLTSPATAAASLSPSQGAGKVLDAYKTALATAASAAAYAVMARSMARELLPDELRAAARWCAAAARARFGRGDKERHTVVIRHQFDAGYSENHLFDAARAYLATRIDPRAMRRLCLARSRTKEPDGSGRWNTLLCMEPGGSTVDVFDGVEFTWACVETGGDDKKKGGKGGGGGNPRESLELSFDAEHTDMALERYVPFVMSTAEQLQLRDRALRIFMNEGRSWHGINHHHPATFETLAMDPALKQSVVDDLDRFLKRRDYYRRIGKAWKRGYLLYGPPGTGKSSLVAAMANYLRFNLYDLDLSEVRLNSALQKLLIHMPNKSMLVIEDIDCCFDDAAASRKAVKAPELVDDLGMDPDYTSDSSDDNWAQQPGVAPTKTKGITLSGLLNFIDGLWSTCGEERIIVFTTNYKDRLDPALLRPGRMDMHVYMGYCGWEAFKTLARNYFLVDDHKMFPEIKELLSAVEATPAEVSEMLLRSEDVDVALRILAEFLREKRRRTRKETEGRETEDKKDAAEDKEEVAEKDV, from the coding sequence ATGGAACACCTGCCACTGACCTCGCCGGCcaccgccgcggcgtcgctgtcCCCATCGCAGGGCGCTGGGAAGGTGCTCGACGCGTACAAGACGGCGCTGGCCACGGCGGCCTCCGCCGCGGCGTACGCCGTGATGGCGCGCAGCATGGCGCGGGAGCTGCTGCCCGACGAGCTGCGCGCCGCGGCGCGGTGGTGCGCGGCGGCCGCGCGCGCCCGGTTCGGCCGCGGCGACAAGGAGCGCCACACCGTCGTCATCCGCCACCAGTTCGACGCGGGCTACAGCGAGAACCACCTCTTCGACGCGGCGCGCGCGTACCTGGCCACCCGGATCGACCCGCGCGCCATGCGCCGGCTCTGCCTCGCGCGCTCCCGCACCAAGGAGCCCGACGGCAGCGGCAGGTGGAACACGCTCCTGTGCATGGAGCCCGGGGGCTCCACCGTCGACGTCTTCGACGGCGTCGAGTTCACCTGGGCCTGCGTCGAGACCGGCGGCGACGACAAGAAGAAGGGGGgcaagggcggcggcggcggcaacccGCGCGAGTCCTTGGAGCTCAGCTTCGACGCCGAGCACACCGACATGGCGCTGGAGCGGTACGTTCCCTTCGTCATGTCCACGGCGGAGCAGCTGCAGCTGCGGGACCGCGCGCTTAGGATCTTCATGAACGAGGGGCGCTCGTGGCACGGCATCAACCACCACCACCCGGCCACGTTCGAGACGCTCGCCATGGACCCGGCGCTCAAGCAGTCCGTCGTCGACGACCTCGACAGGTTCCTGAAGCGCAGGGACTACTACCGCCGCATCGGCAAGGCGTGGAAGCGCGGGTACCTGCTCTACGGGCCGCCCGGCACCGGCAAGTCcagcctcgtcgccgccatggccaACTACCTCCGCTTCAACCTCTACGACCTCGACCTGTCCGAGGTGCGCCTCAACTCGGCGCTGCAGAAGCTGCTCATCCACATGCCCAACAAGTCGATGCTCGTCATCGAGGACATCGACTGCTGCTTCGACGACGCTGCCGCGTCGAGGAAAGCCGTCAAGGCGCCGGAGCTGGTTGACGACCTGGGCATGGACCCCGACTACACATCGGATTCCTCGGACGACAACTGGGCCCAGCAGCCGGGAGTCGCTCCCACGAAGACGAAGGGCATCACTCTGTCCGGGCTGCTCAACTTCATCGACGGGCTCTGGTCCACGTGCGGCGAGGAGCGCATCATCGTCTTCACCACCAACTACAAGGACCGCCTGGACCCGGCGCTGCTGCGGCCGGGCCGCATGGACATGCATGTGTACATGGGCTACTGCGGCTGGGAGGCGTTCAAGACGCTGGCCAGAAACTACTTCCTCGTCGACGACCACAAGATGTTCCCGGAGATAAAGGAGCTGCTCTCGGCCGTGGAGGCGACGCCGGCCGAGGTCTCCGAGATGCTGCTGCGGAGCGAGGACGTTGACGTGGCTCTCCGGATTCTTGCGGAGTTCCTCCGGGAGAAGAGACGGAGGACGAGGAAAGAAACAGAGGGCAGAGAAACGGAGGACAAGAAGGACGCGGCAGAGGACAAAGAGGAGGTGGCAGAGAAAGATGTGTAG